The following proteins are co-located in the Streptomyces sp. NBC_01198 genome:
- a CDS encoding DEAD/DEAH box helicase, which translates to MRPTLQARGLKESLLQYLSTTYALSDEGAREALHRFLGDETAGMFRGPYLRIRTPFTTADVGWREHLDWQREGFVPYVHQAAAFARLTSANGHIPQPTLVTTGTGSGKTEAFLYPVLDHCRRERDAGKAGVKAVFLYPMNALATDQAQRINELLTQNGDLGKLRAGLYIGDRAATQYEKVRTRRADMQLSPPDILITNYKMLDLLLQREEDAPLWREADIRYVVVDEFHTYDGAQGTDVAMLLRRLASAVGASEKGRPLGSICPVATSATLASGTDEDGVARLLEVATDVFGTEFTRESVVGENRMSVEEFIPRLDVQMQRLPNPDELLALPDPASGDEALLDLIEAVTGVRDADPVVLGRNLKQHLFTRAVMEALDGEVKNSAEVLDVMWRVGAAGWAEAVARQPEKAAEALARFVALLSYARDPKSPPGEPRPFVHVEVHQWARSVSRLLRGVLPWPKAEFRWDVAGLADASAVDGDRAAPVTTATSGQSANLFLPAVYCRDCGRSGWAVFSPESDDHDVQFDTFKVRRASLGQDKARVRNLIAATDEEAREGSGAGLMSAAGRRAGSAAAGGQGTGGVLMVLDGARKRLRLPDPLNDYDQETKEPRLTARDSAFVLVHFGGTVANTAAKEDWCPACGERNAIRYLGTGSAAMAAASITQLFTGGELDKELHEDKTLMFNDSVQDAAHRAGFVANRSYTFSLRALLAKHLTNQQPKALNDLIADVVEATTDKDTLAAVVPPDLHVYKGVDKLLSGKGRGGSMRVWQLIGQRLAFETLMEFGFRSRNGRTLELTRTAAAQVRIEDPAAVVALVRRIHEECVGDRVPLVAQDDARYLAFVRIFLERLRTRGAVAHHWLDKYIDEAGTSRYFIWGKRARGMRAFPKRVAAPVFLLGQPKNGSEFDFATGRLSWYERWAGRCLSLPRELAPEFWSALLPELAALGLLSVRTPNDTSLRVYGLKPGNVEAWLLDDQHVRHAYVRCPVCFWEQTVHPSLLDQWHDQPCPSYRCRRGRLVAGDRPEGLGVHHRDRDYTRDYYRSLYRRAGTYQVVTAEHTGMLTRPQREKVENAFKQREGFKDPNVLSCTPTLEMGIDIGDLAAVVLAALPRRPASYAQQVGRAGRRTGNAFLLTIPDRRRRDLYFLERPKELIAGTIVPPGCYLSAVEILRRQYLAHLLDLAAAGRLIRADGVALRAMPRKAPRLFGPSGYLTDLVEVALTRGEELVKGFLDLFPTGVSDQARNDLIAFATHDLRGKVEEAEREWFRDQHALRARIKDIDEAHDELHDSDPDQLRQKAELDAERRGVGRRLMNLGETAAQTALCDLGLLPNYALIDTTTVLAATLYGENEADPTKFDSDTYSYERPRRLALQELAPGNTFYVNGYKHEISGLEISTGGRQEWRTWRVCPGCGYVRTENAAEDRSPCPRCKTTHIADDGSCLFQIVEPATVTSRDKREDARIRDDKDDRDRRTYTVVDAVDIPLGDIEPGSWRHKHQTFGVDYCRRAMIRRINVGPVRYDAQARDDFAGNLVRLNPFHVCTACGAASADGRPVFDHDTDQVDSLAARSGLLKHHRPWCPLRRGKKTEAREEPVLLAHQLQTEALRVLIPAATADVDSKVHSFRAALRLGVDLHFGGDPQHLSTTVASMPDNDSGERRWFLVLFDSLPGGTGYLDRLTNPDTFRDTLTAAYEMLKGCPCAEEQRRACHRCLHRYTPEPFQDVVSRQAALTMLESLLFTKDGGDGWETSEVEHTGLVGLDAQVESDLEARFLAALRGWVKVTDDASLDEDGHASGHLRFADTTGVTHWRLTAQQQLKGTVSDFTFTRVDGPAQSVKVYLEGFRFHASREHNRIADDAAKRTRLRADGATVFQITWADIDLFEKNPTRSKPVWPPYKGIAQEGAKSAYEQYGGQRAHFAGAVFANPIDTLIAFLRDPDPETWTRRARALVTGLTAQPGTAPVAATGRRSELVAALRGQLAAFSTAPRRDEPVTLDAASIGPVHVFRTHDEAGLPTVFTLDAADPENLKWTAITVLDDSDAALDTEEHKERWRSWLYWTNLTQFLSQAGGDGVQLAASKAADFEVEILAVCGGLGELDSLVGAPAPAGVGVPAAVVKPVDPDPARLSTVEAVLVRALRDTAWDEDILEILRDDPDESPALLRLAETLADLGKQAPVFGYELGDSRWQADFAWHTNGIKIAVVSAHEGADDVEAGRRDDAFTKDAWTVRTAAEWLAHLDELLEQLPDTEEGTLR; encoded by the coding sequence GTGAGGCCGACGCTCCAGGCGCGAGGGCTCAAGGAAAGCCTGCTGCAGTACCTGTCAACGACCTATGCGCTCAGCGACGAGGGTGCGCGTGAGGCGCTGCACCGGTTCCTCGGGGATGAGACGGCGGGGATGTTCCGTGGGCCGTACCTGCGTATCCGGACGCCTTTCACCACAGCCGATGTCGGCTGGCGCGAGCATCTGGACTGGCAGCGCGAGGGGTTCGTACCCTACGTGCATCAGGCCGCCGCCTTCGCCCGGCTGACGTCCGCGAACGGGCACATCCCGCAGCCGACCCTCGTCACCACGGGCACGGGCTCGGGCAAGACGGAAGCCTTCCTCTACCCGGTACTCGACCACTGCCGCAGGGAGCGCGACGCAGGTAAGGCCGGCGTCAAGGCGGTGTTCCTGTATCCGATGAACGCGCTCGCTACCGACCAAGCGCAGCGCATCAACGAACTGCTTACGCAGAACGGCGACCTGGGCAAGCTGCGGGCGGGCTTGTACATCGGGGACAGGGCGGCCACGCAGTACGAGAAGGTGCGGACTCGGCGTGCCGACATGCAGTTGTCGCCGCCGGACATCCTGATCACCAACTACAAGATGCTCGACCTGCTCCTCCAGCGTGAGGAGGACGCCCCGCTGTGGCGGGAGGCGGACATCCGGTACGTCGTGGTGGATGAGTTCCACACCTACGACGGGGCGCAGGGCACGGACGTGGCGATGCTGCTGCGTCGTCTCGCGTCCGCGGTCGGCGCGTCCGAGAAGGGCCGCCCTCTGGGGAGCATCTGCCCGGTCGCCACCTCGGCCACGCTCGCGTCCGGGACGGACGAGGACGGCGTGGCACGCCTGCTGGAGGTGGCGACCGACGTCTTCGGCACCGAGTTCACCCGGGAGTCCGTCGTCGGGGAGAACCGGATGTCGGTGGAGGAGTTCATCCCTCGCCTCGACGTGCAGATGCAGCGGCTGCCTAACCCCGACGAGCTGCTGGCGCTGCCCGACCCCGCGTCCGGCGATGAGGCCCTGCTCGACCTCATCGAGGCCGTAACAGGAGTACGCGACGCCGATCCCGTCGTACTTGGAAGAAACCTGAAACAGCACCTGTTCACGCGTGCCGTGATGGAGGCGCTGGACGGCGAAGTGAAGAACAGCGCCGAGGTACTGGACGTCATGTGGCGGGTGGGCGCGGCCGGCTGGGCGGAGGCCGTGGCGCGGCAGCCCGAGAAGGCGGCCGAGGCGCTGGCCCGGTTCGTGGCGCTGCTGTCGTATGCGCGGGACCCGAAGTCACCGCCGGGGGAGCCTCGGCCGTTCGTGCACGTCGAGGTGCATCAGTGGGCGCGGTCGGTGTCGCGGCTGCTGCGCGGAGTCTTGCCGTGGCCGAAGGCGGAGTTCCGCTGGGACGTCGCCGGGCTGGCCGATGCGAGTGCCGTGGACGGCGATCGCGCAGCGCCGGTGACGACGGCGACGTCCGGGCAGAGCGCCAACCTCTTCCTGCCGGCCGTCTACTGCCGTGACTGCGGGCGGTCTGGCTGGGCGGTGTTCTCGCCGGAGAGCGACGACCACGACGTGCAGTTCGACACGTTCAAGGTCCGGCGGGCCTCCCTGGGGCAGGACAAGGCCCGGGTGCGGAACCTGATCGCGGCGACCGACGAGGAGGCGCGGGAGGGCTCCGGCGCTGGGCTGATGTCGGCCGCGGGACGGCGGGCGGGCTCCGCCGCCGCAGGAGGGCAGGGCACCGGCGGGGTGCTGATGGTGCTGGACGGGGCGCGCAAGCGGCTCCGCCTGCCCGACCCGCTCAACGACTACGACCAGGAGACGAAGGAGCCGCGGCTGACCGCCCGCGACTCGGCGTTCGTACTGGTGCACTTCGGCGGCACGGTGGCGAACACCGCGGCCAAGGAGGACTGGTGTCCGGCGTGTGGGGAGCGCAACGCGATCCGCTACCTCGGTACCGGCTCGGCGGCGATGGCCGCGGCGTCGATCACGCAGCTCTTCACCGGCGGGGAGCTGGACAAGGAGCTGCACGAGGACAAGACGCTGATGTTCAACGACTCGGTGCAGGATGCCGCGCACCGAGCCGGGTTCGTCGCCAACCGCTCCTACACGTTCTCCCTGCGCGCGCTGCTGGCCAAGCACCTCACGAACCAGCAGCCGAAGGCGCTCAACGACCTGATCGCCGACGTGGTCGAGGCCACCACGGACAAGGACACCCTCGCGGCGGTGGTCCCTCCGGACCTCCACGTCTACAAAGGCGTCGACAAGCTGCTGTCCGGCAAGGGACGTGGCGGCAGCATGCGGGTGTGGCAGTTGATCGGACAGCGACTGGCCTTCGAGACGCTCATGGAGTTCGGCTTCCGCTCCCGCAACGGCCGGACCCTGGAACTGACCCGAACAGCCGCCGCACAGGTGCGTATTGAGGACCCGGCGGCAGTCGTCGCGCTGGTCAGGCGTATCCATGAGGAGTGCGTCGGCGACCGGGTGCCGCTGGTGGCGCAGGACGACGCGCGCTACTTGGCGTTCGTGCGGATCTTCCTGGAGCGGCTGCGTACCCGTGGCGCGGTCGCCCACCACTGGCTGGACAAGTACATCGACGAGGCCGGCACGAGCCGGTACTTCATCTGGGGGAAGCGGGCCCGGGGGATGCGCGCGTTCCCCAAGCGGGTCGCGGCCCCAGTGTTCCTGCTCGGGCAGCCCAAGAACGGCAGCGAGTTCGACTTCGCCACCGGCCGGCTGTCCTGGTACGAGCGGTGGGCGGGGCGCTGTCTGAGCCTGCCGCGCGAGCTGGCACCGGAGTTCTGGTCCGCGCTGCTGCCCGAGCTGGCTGCGCTGGGCCTTCTGTCGGTGCGCACCCCGAACGACACCTCGCTGAGGGTCTACGGGCTCAAGCCCGGCAACGTCGAAGCCTGGTTGCTGGACGACCAGCACGTGCGGCACGCGTACGTGCGCTGTCCGGTCTGCTTCTGGGAGCAGACCGTCCACCCATCCCTACTGGATCAGTGGCACGACCAGCCCTGCCCCTCCTACCGCTGCCGCAGGGGCCGACTGGTGGCCGGTGACCGCCCCGAAGGGCTGGGCGTCCACCACCGCGACCGCGACTACACCCGTGACTACTACCGGAGCCTGTACCGCAGGGCAGGCACGTACCAGGTGGTCACCGCCGAACACACCGGCATGCTCACCCGCCCGCAGCGCGAGAAGGTGGAGAACGCCTTCAAGCAGCGCGAAGGCTTCAAGGACCCCAACGTGCTGTCCTGCACACCCACGCTGGAGATGGGCATCGACATCGGTGACCTGGCCGCCGTGGTGCTCGCCGCGCTACCCCGACGCCCCGCCTCCTACGCCCAGCAGGTGGGGCGGGCCGGTCGCCGCACCGGCAACGCGTTCCTGCTGACGATCCCGGACCGCCGGCGCCGCGACCTGTACTTCCTGGAACGACCGAAGGAGTTGATCGCGGGCACCATCGTGCCGCCGGGCTGCTACCTCTCGGCCGTCGAGATCCTGCGCCGCCAGTATCTGGCGCACCTGCTGGACCTTGCCGCGGCCGGACGGCTGATACGTGCCGACGGCGTCGCGCTGCGTGCCATGCCGCGCAAGGCGCCGCGGTTGTTCGGGCCGTCGGGCTACCTCACCGACCTGGTCGAGGTGGCCCTCACCCGGGGCGAGGAACTCGTCAAGGGCTTCCTCGACCTCTTCCCCACCGGCGTCAGCGACCAGGCGCGCAACGATCTCATCGCGTTCGCCACGCACGACCTGCGCGGCAAGGTCGAGGAAGCCGAGCGCGAGTGGTTCCGGGACCAGCACGCCCTGCGGGCCCGGATCAAGGACATCGACGAGGCTCACGACGAGCTGCACGACTCCGACCCGGACCAGCTCCGGCAGAAAGCGGAGCTCGATGCCGAACGGCGCGGCGTCGGCCGGCGACTGATGAACCTGGGCGAGACCGCCGCGCAGACGGCGCTGTGCGACCTCGGCCTACTGCCGAACTACGCGCTCATCGACACGACCACCGTCCTGGCGGCGACGCTGTACGGCGAGAACGAGGCCGACCCGACGAAGTTCGACTCCGACACCTACTCCTACGAGCGGCCTCGCCGCCTGGCCCTGCAGGAGCTGGCCCCCGGCAACACCTTCTACGTCAATGGCTACAAGCACGAGATCAGCGGCCTGGAGATCTCCACCGGCGGCCGGCAGGAGTGGCGCACCTGGCGAGTGTGCCCCGGCTGTGGCTACGTCCGCACCGAGAACGCCGCCGAGGACCGCTCGCCGTGCCCGCGCTGCAAGACCACGCACATCGCCGACGACGGCTCCTGCCTGTTCCAGATCGTCGAACCCGCTACCGTCACCTCGCGCGACAAGCGGGAGGACGCTCGCATCCGCGACGACAAGGACGACCGAGACCGCCGCACGTACACCGTGGTGGACGCGGTGGACATCCCGCTCGGCGACATCGAGCCCGGCTCCTGGCGGCACAAGCACCAGACCTTCGGGGTCGACTACTGCCGCCGCGCCATGATCCGGCGGATCAACGTCGGACCGGTTCGCTACGACGCGCAGGCCCGCGACGACTTCGCCGGCAACCTTGTGCGCCTCAACCCCTTCCACGTGTGCACGGCGTGCGGGGCCGCCAGCGCGGACGGTCGGCCGGTCTTCGACCACGACACCGACCAGGTGGACTCGCTGGCCGCCCGCAGCGGGCTGCTCAAGCACCACCGCCCGTGGTGCCCGTTGCGTCGGGGCAAGAAGACCGAGGCGCGGGAGGAGCCGGTGCTGCTCGCCCATCAGTTGCAGACCGAGGCCCTGCGCGTACTGATCCCGGCCGCCACCGCCGACGTCGACTCCAAAGTGCATTCCTTCCGTGCCGCCCTGCGGCTCGGCGTGGACCTGCACTTCGGCGGCGACCCGCAGCACCTGTCCACCACGGTGGCGTCCATGCCCGACAACGACAGCGGCGAGCGCCGCTGGTTTCTGGTGCTGTTCGACTCCCTGCCCGGCGGCACCGGCTACCTGGACCGGCTCACGAACCCCGACACCTTCCGCGACACGCTGACCGCCGCGTACGAGATGCTCAAGGGATGCCCGTGCGCCGAGGAGCAGCGCCGGGCCTGCCACCGCTGCCTGCACCGCTACACCCCGGAGCCCTTCCAGGACGTCGTCTCCCGGCAGGCGGCGCTGACCATGCTGGAGTCGCTGCTGTTCACCAAGGACGGCGGGGACGGCTGGGAGACCTCCGAGGTGGAGCACACCGGGCTGGTCGGCTTGGACGCCCAGGTGGAATCCGACCTGGAAGCCCGCTTTCTGGCCGCCCTGCGCGGCTGGGTGAAGGTCACCGACGACGCTTCGCTCGACGAGGACGGCCACGCCAGCGGACACCTCCGGTTCGCCGACACCACCGGCGTGACCCACTGGAGGCTGACAGCGCAGCAGCAACTCAAGGGCACCGTAAGCGACTTCACCTTCACCCGAGTCGATGGCCCGGCCCAGAGCGTCAAGGTCTACCTCGAAGGCTTCCGCTTCCACGCCAGCCGTGAGCACAACCGCATCGCGGACGACGCCGCCAAGCGCACGCGCCTACGCGCGGACGGCGCGACCGTCTTCCAGATCACCTGGGCGGACATCGATCTGTTCGAGAAGAACCCCACGCGCAGCAAGCCCGTCTGGCCGCCCTACAAGGGGATCGCTCAGGAGGGAGCCAAATCGGCCTATGAGCAGTACGGCGGCCAGCGCGCCCACTTCGCCGGCGCTGTCTTCGCCAACCCGATCGATACGCTGATCGCCTTCCTGCGCGACCCCGACCCCGAGACCTGGACCCGCCGGGCCCGCGCCCTCGTCACCGGGCTCACCGCCCAGCCCGGCACCGCGCCGGTGGCCGCCACGGGACGCCGCAGCGAACTCGTCGCCGCTCTACGCGGTCAGCTGGCCGCCTTCTCCACCGCCCCGCGCCGGGACGAGCCGGTGACGCTGGACGCGGCAAGCATCGGACCCGTCCACGTCTTCCGCACCCACGACGAGGCCGGCCTGCCCACCGTGTTCACCCTCGACGCGGCCGATCCCGAGAACCTGAAGTGGACCGCGATCACCGTCCTGGACGACAGCGACGCCGCGCTGGACACCGAGGAGCACAAGGAACGCTGGCGGTCCTGGCTCTACTGGACCAACCTCACCCAGTTCCTGTCTCAGGCCGGCGGCGACGGTGTGCAGCTCGCCGCCAGCAAGGCCGCGGACTTCGAGGTGGAGATCCTGGCGGTGTGCGGGGGACTCGGCGAACTCGACTCCCTCGTGGGCGCCCCCGCTCCCGCAGGGGTCGGGGTGCCAGCCGCCGTGGTTAAGCCTGTCGACCCGGACCCGGCGCGCCTCTCGACCGTCGAGGCCGTCCTGGTCCGAGCCCTGCGGGACACCGCGTGGGACGAGGACATCCTGGAGATCCTCCGCGACGACCCCGATGAGTCGCCGGCCCTCCTCCGGCTCGCCGAGACCCTCGCCGACCTCGGCAAGCAGGCACCGGTCTTCGGCTACGAGCTCGGCGACAGCCGCTGGCAGGCCGACTTCGCCTGGCACACGAACGGCATCAAGATCGCCGTCGTGTCCGCCCACGAAGGCGCTGACGACGTCGAAGCAGGACGACGCGACGACGCGTTCACCAAGGACGCCTGGACGGTCCGCACCGCCGCCGAATGGCTCGCCCACCTCGACGAACTGCTCGAACAGCTCCCCGACACGGAAGAAGGCACGCTCCGATGA